Proteins from one Hyperolius riggenbachi isolate aHypRig1 chromosome 2, aHypRig1.pri, whole genome shotgun sequence genomic window:
- the LOC137544718 gene encoding olfactory receptor 6N1-like — protein MRRHKKLFAMFLSMQNISISINNFVLQWLAEVGTLRYVYASLILALYIITVFLCSLIVYVTWREENLHEPMFIFISSLVLNVMFGSSAFYPKLFVDLMLKCSTISLPGCLFQGFCLQSYASAEIFTFTAMAFDRYLAVGHPLRYPTLMMNVTSLKLILAIWVFVLVTKTVSIILTARLTFCSENIDNVYCEAFSLQRLACDDITFNSIYGSTMTFLMIIGCLLVIIFSYIRTILICTKLSREASQKATQTLVTHVVAFSTFMAGSMFVTFRYRFNTGSLSTTAQTIITLSGITSSLTLNPLIYGIGTQIIRDKIVRNLQKCWENCKYKLCL, from the coding sequence ATGAGACGACATAAGAAACTCTTTGCCATGTTTCTAAGTATGCAAAACATTTCTATAAGCATTAataactttgttcttcagtggttgGCTGAGGTAGGAACTTTAAGATATGTATATGCTTCCCTTATTCTTGCATTATATATTATCACAGTGTTTCTGTGTTCATTAATTGTCTATGTGACCTGGAGAGAAGAAAACTTGCATGAACCTATGTTCATCTTCATCTCTAGTCTGGTTCTCAATGTTATGTTTGGAAGTTCGGCTTTCTACCCCAAGTTATTTGTGGATTTGATGTTAAAATGTTCAACCATCTCTCTCCCTGGATGCCTATTTCAGGGCTTTTGTCTTCAAAGTTACGCTAGTGCTGAAATTTTTACCTTCACCGCTATGGCATTTGATAGATATCTGGCTGTAGGACATCCTCTTCGATACCCAACTCTCATGATGAATGTGACAAGTCTGAAATTGATATTAGCCATCTGGGTTTTTGTGTTAGTGACTAAGACTGTGTCTATAATACTAACTGCAAGACTAACATTTTGCTCAGAAAACATTGACAATGTCTATTGTGAGGCCTTTTCTCTTCAACGACTGGCCTGTGATGATATCACCTTTAACAGTATCTATGGATCAACTATGACATTCTTGATGATAATTGGTTGTCTGCTCGTGATTATTTTTTCCTACATAAGGACAATTCTCATCTGCACAAAACTTTCAAGGGAAGCCTCTCAGAAAGCCACCCAAACATTGGTGACACATGTGGTGGCCTTTTCCACATTTATGGCTGGCTCTATGTTTGTTACATTTAGGTACAGGTTCAATACTGGTTCTCTTTCCACCACTGCTCAAACTATTATCACTTTGAGTGGTATAACTTCATCTCTGACTCTAAACCCTCTGATCTATGGGATAGGGACACAAATCATCAGAGACAAGATTGTCCGTAATTTGCAGAAATGTTGGGAAAATTGCAAATACAAATTGTGTCTATGA